Proteins co-encoded in one Lasioglossum baleicum chromosome 14, iyLasBale1, whole genome shotgun sequence genomic window:
- the LOC143215711 gene encoding uncharacterized protein LOC143215711 isoform X3: MRFTICIELHWFMHVVAIKTYLSNPYLRFYGEDFIPKDKINTRNQLNRNSEWITLNIGGQYFTTTRDTLTKKEPMSMLARMFSETANNKDGILPSRQDHNGAFLIDRSPTYFEPLLNYLRHGQIILDANVNAAGVLSEARFYGIEGAIEILNTMVEEEDKQKSGLVSLTRKDVLKAIMSTPVTSGLRFQGVDFVGADLSKLDLRNINFKYAIMRGCSLAGANLSGCCFDRADLSYANLRGAQLVCARMLCVNLFEANLHSCNFEDPNGLPANMEGANLKGANLEGSNMTAVNLRVATLKNAILRNCDLRSAVLAGADLECCDLSGSDLQDANLRGANLKNAAFELMLTPLHMSQTIR; the protein is encoded by the exons ATGAGATTTACAATATGCATTGAATTGCATTGGTTCATGCATGTCGTGGCGATAAAAACATATTTGTCAAATCCGTATCTCAGATTTT ATGGAGAGGATTTTATTCCGAAGGATAAAATTAATACAAGGAATCAGTTAAACAGAAATTCAGAATGGATTACACTGAACATCGGCGGACAGTACTTCACTACAACCAGAGATACTTTAACAAAGAAGGAACCAATGAGTATGTTAGCCag aatgTTCAGCGAAACAGCGAACAATAAAGATGGGATTTTACCAAGTAGACAAGATCACAATGGTGCGTTTTTAATTGATAGGAGTCCGACGTACTTTGAGCCGTTATTAAACTATTTAAGGCATGGACAGATCATACTCGACGCTAATGTTAATGCAGCAG GCGTTTTGTCGGAGGCACGGTTTTATGGAATAGAAGGTGctattgaaatattaaatacaatgGTTGAAGAAGAGGATAAACAGAAAAGCGGATTAGTATCCTTAACGAGAAAAGACGTACTTAAAGCCATCATGTCGACACCTGTGACTTCAGGACTTAGATTTCAAGGTGTGGATTTTGTCGGTGCCGATCTATCAAAGTTAGATCTCAGGAACATTAATTTTAAG TATGCAATTATGCGTGGTTGCAGTCTAGCAGGCGCGAATTTATCAGGTTGTTGTTTCGATCGCGCGGATTTATCGTACGCAAATCTTCGCGGTGCTCAGCTCGTGTGCGCAAGAATGTTGTGCGTAAATCTTTTCGAGGCGAATCttcattcgtgtaattttgaagATCCGAATGGTTTACCTGCTAATATGGAAGGTGCTAATCTGAAAGGTGCCAACCTCGAGGGCAGCAACATGACTGCTGTGAACCTTAGAGTTGCAACGTTAAAAAATGCTATCCTAAGAAATTGTGATCTCAGATCGGCTGTGCTGGCCGGTGCTGACTTAGAA TGCTGCGACTTGTCAGGGTCCGATTTGCAAGACGCGAACCTGCGCGGCGCTAATTTAAAGAACGCAGCATTCGAATTGATGCTGACTCCGTTACATATGTCTCAAACGATACGATAA
- the LOC143215711 gene encoding BTB/POZ domain-containing protein KCTD9 isoform X1, which produces MKRVILFVNGTDVNGKVFMVTHSVDELLQSASSKFNITAKRVFTPQGGEIDDIKLIRDDDVLYVSDGEDFIPKDKINTRNQLNRNSEWITLNIGGQYFTTTRDTLTKKEPMSMLARMFSETANNKDGILPSRQDHNGAFLIDRSPTYFEPLLNYLRHGQIILDANVNAAGVLSEARFYGIEGAIEILNTMVEEEDKQKSGLVSLTRKDVLKAIMSTPVTSGLRFQGVDFVGADLSKLDLRNINFKYAIMRGCSLAGANLSGCCFDRADLSYANLRGAQLVCARMLCVNLFEANLHSCNFEDPNGLPANMEGANLKGANLEGSNMTAVNLRVATLKNAILRNCDLRSAVLAGADLECCDLSGSDLQDANLRGANLKNAAFELMLTPLHMSQTIR; this is translated from the exons ATGAAGAGGGTAATTCTGTTTGTGAACGGAACCGATGTAAACGGCAAG GTATTTATGGTAACTCATTCGGTAGACGAGTTACTACAATCTGCTAGCTCAAAGTTCAATATCACCGCTAAAAGAGTATTTACACCGCAGGGTGGAGAAATCGATGATATTAAGTTAATACG GGATGATGATGTCCTATACGTTTCAGATGGAGAGGATTTTATTCCGAAGGATAAAATTAATACAAGGAATCAGTTAAACAGAAATTCAGAATGGATTACACTGAACATCGGCGGACAGTACTTCACTACAACCAGAGATACTTTAACAAAGAAGGAACCAATGAGTATGTTAGCCag aatgTTCAGCGAAACAGCGAACAATAAAGATGGGATTTTACCAAGTAGACAAGATCACAATGGTGCGTTTTTAATTGATAGGAGTCCGACGTACTTTGAGCCGTTATTAAACTATTTAAGGCATGGACAGATCATACTCGACGCTAATGTTAATGCAGCAG GCGTTTTGTCGGAGGCACGGTTTTATGGAATAGAAGGTGctattgaaatattaaatacaatgGTTGAAGAAGAGGATAAACAGAAAAGCGGATTAGTATCCTTAACGAGAAAAGACGTACTTAAAGCCATCATGTCGACACCTGTGACTTCAGGACTTAGATTTCAAGGTGTGGATTTTGTCGGTGCCGATCTATCAAAGTTAGATCTCAGGAACATTAATTTTAAG TATGCAATTATGCGTGGTTGCAGTCTAGCAGGCGCGAATTTATCAGGTTGTTGTTTCGATCGCGCGGATTTATCGTACGCAAATCTTCGCGGTGCTCAGCTCGTGTGCGCAAGAATGTTGTGCGTAAATCTTTTCGAGGCGAATCttcattcgtgtaattttgaagATCCGAATGGTTTACCTGCTAATATGGAAGGTGCTAATCTGAAAGGTGCCAACCTCGAGGGCAGCAACATGACTGCTGTGAACCTTAGAGTTGCAACGTTAAAAAATGCTATCCTAAGAAATTGTGATCTCAGATCGGCTGTGCTGGCCGGTGCTGACTTAGAA TGCTGCGACTTGTCAGGGTCCGATTTGCAAGACGCGAACCTGCGCGGCGCTAATTTAAAGAACGCAGCATTCGAATTGATGCTGACTCCGTTACATATGTCTCAAACGATACGATAA
- the LOC143215711 gene encoding BTB/POZ domain-containing protein KCTD9 isoform X2: MVTHSVDELLQSASSKFNITAKRVFTPQGGEIDDIKLIRDDDVLYVSDGEDFIPKDKINTRNQLNRNSEWITLNIGGQYFTTTRDTLTKKEPMSMLARMFSETANNKDGILPSRQDHNGAFLIDRSPTYFEPLLNYLRHGQIILDANVNAAGVLSEARFYGIEGAIEILNTMVEEEDKQKSGLVSLTRKDVLKAIMSTPVTSGLRFQGVDFVGADLSKLDLRNINFKYAIMRGCSLAGANLSGCCFDRADLSYANLRGAQLVCARMLCVNLFEANLHSCNFEDPNGLPANMEGANLKGANLEGSNMTAVNLRVATLKNAILRNCDLRSAVLAGADLECCDLSGSDLQDANLRGANLKNAAFELMLTPLHMSQTIR, from the exons ATGGTAACTCATTCGGTAGACGAGTTACTACAATCTGCTAGCTCAAAGTTCAATATCACCGCTAAAAGAGTATTTACACCGCAGGGTGGAGAAATCGATGATATTAAGTTAATACG GGATGATGATGTCCTATACGTTTCAGATGGAGAGGATTTTATTCCGAAGGATAAAATTAATACAAGGAATCAGTTAAACAGAAATTCAGAATGGATTACACTGAACATCGGCGGACAGTACTTCACTACAACCAGAGATACTTTAACAAAGAAGGAACCAATGAGTATGTTAGCCag aatgTTCAGCGAAACAGCGAACAATAAAGATGGGATTTTACCAAGTAGACAAGATCACAATGGTGCGTTTTTAATTGATAGGAGTCCGACGTACTTTGAGCCGTTATTAAACTATTTAAGGCATGGACAGATCATACTCGACGCTAATGTTAATGCAGCAG GCGTTTTGTCGGAGGCACGGTTTTATGGAATAGAAGGTGctattgaaatattaaatacaatgGTTGAAGAAGAGGATAAACAGAAAAGCGGATTAGTATCCTTAACGAGAAAAGACGTACTTAAAGCCATCATGTCGACACCTGTGACTTCAGGACTTAGATTTCAAGGTGTGGATTTTGTCGGTGCCGATCTATCAAAGTTAGATCTCAGGAACATTAATTTTAAG TATGCAATTATGCGTGGTTGCAGTCTAGCAGGCGCGAATTTATCAGGTTGTTGTTTCGATCGCGCGGATTTATCGTACGCAAATCTTCGCGGTGCTCAGCTCGTGTGCGCAAGAATGTTGTGCGTAAATCTTTTCGAGGCGAATCttcattcgtgtaattttgaagATCCGAATGGTTTACCTGCTAATATGGAAGGTGCTAATCTGAAAGGTGCCAACCTCGAGGGCAGCAACATGACTGCTGTGAACCTTAGAGTTGCAACGTTAAAAAATGCTATCCTAAGAAATTGTGATCTCAGATCGGCTGTGCTGGCCGGTGCTGACTTAGAA TGCTGCGACTTGTCAGGGTCCGATTTGCAAGACGCGAACCTGCGCGGCGCTAATTTAAAGAACGCAGCATTCGAATTGATGCTGACTCCGTTACATATGTCTCAAACGATACGATAA